The following coding sequences are from one Thermostaphylospora chromogena window:
- a CDS encoding DUF6508 domain-containing protein, whose translation MAAALAAQPDEAWRRLFDLADALTPDDLKVTWEGGEETEPGVRTVPWPGYSRAVRRILDALSELGVVVVFDWTEWHRRSPLFPDGRGLRDAPVADAARLATTYIRGERFRDGSIQQAIENGALQAILDRLRRWYHEERPASGPGGGAGERR comes from the coding sequence ATCGCCGCCGCGCTCGCCGCCCAGCCGGATGAGGCGTGGCGGCGGCTGTTCGACCTCGCCGACGCGCTCACCCCCGACGACCTCAAGGTGACCTGGGAGGGCGGAGAGGAGACCGAGCCGGGCGTGCGCACCGTCCCCTGGCCCGGCTACAGCCGGGCCGTGCGGCGGATCCTCGACGCCCTGTCGGAGCTGGGGGTGGTCGTGGTGTTCGACTGGACGGAGTGGCACCGCCGCAGCCCGCTCTTCCCCGACGGGCGCGGGCTGCGCGACGCTCCGGTGGCCGACGCCGCCCGGCTGGCCACCACCTACATCCGGGGCGAGCGCTTCCGCGACGGGAGCATCCAGCAGGCCATCGAGAACGGCGCCCTGCAGGCCATCCTCGACCGTCTCCGCCGCTGGTACCACGAAGAGCGTCCCGCCTCCGGCCCAGGCGGCGGCGCCGGAGAGCGGCGCTGA
- a CDS encoding aminobutyraldehyde dehydrogenase: MNEIRNVIAGESRDPLSGAWTDLVDPATERTYGRAACSGPQDVADAVRAAVTASAAWRSTTPAERQRRLLDLAALMEEHRDDLVAAEVVATGKPRGTARRTDVGGAVDVVRFFAGAARVLEGMGAAEYAAGRTSFVRREPIGVVAQVTPWNYPLLMAAWKIGPALAAGNTVILKPADTTPGSAVLLGELCARVFPPGVVNVVCGDRDTGRALVEHPDVEMVALTGSTRAGSQVMAAAAADLKDVHLELGGKAPAVVFGDVDPDATAGDIAEAAFFNAGQDCTAVTRVLVEASLHDDLVAALARAAEALAVGGPDEEGVFHGPVNNAAQADRVAGFLDRLPPHAEIVTGGTRLDRPGYFFPPTVITGVRQDDEIVQNEVFGPVVTVQPFATEEEAVRLANGTPYGLAASVWTRDTGRALRMTGRIDAGAVWVNCHSVILPETPHGGFGHSGTGKDLSRYGLDAYTRIKHVMISHS, encoded by the coding sequence ATGAACGAGATCCGCAACGTCATCGCGGGCGAGTCCCGCGACCCGCTCTCCGGGGCGTGGACCGACCTCGTCGATCCCGCCACCGAGCGGACGTACGGCAGAGCCGCGTGCTCCGGCCCGCAGGACGTGGCAGACGCGGTCCGGGCGGCCGTCACGGCGTCGGCCGCCTGGCGGTCCACCACCCCGGCCGAGCGGCAGCGGCGCCTGCTCGACCTGGCCGCGCTCATGGAGGAGCACCGCGACGACCTGGTCGCCGCCGAGGTCGTCGCCACCGGCAAGCCGCGCGGCACGGCCCGCCGCACCGACGTGGGCGGGGCCGTCGACGTCGTCCGGTTCTTCGCGGGCGCCGCGCGCGTGCTTGAGGGCATGGGCGCGGCCGAGTACGCCGCGGGCCGCACCTCCTTCGTGCGGCGCGAGCCGATCGGCGTGGTCGCCCAGGTGACACCGTGGAACTACCCGCTGCTGATGGCCGCCTGGAAGATCGGTCCCGCGCTCGCCGCCGGGAACACCGTGATCCTCAAGCCCGCCGACACCACGCCCGGATCGGCCGTGCTGCTCGGCGAGCTGTGCGCGCGGGTGTTCCCGCCCGGCGTGGTCAACGTCGTGTGCGGTGACCGCGACACCGGCCGGGCGCTGGTCGAGCACCCGGACGTGGAGATGGTCGCCCTCACCGGTTCCACCCGCGCCGGATCCCAGGTCATGGCCGCGGCCGCGGCCGACCTGAAGGATGTCCACCTGGAGCTGGGCGGCAAGGCCCCCGCGGTCGTCTTCGGCGACGTGGATCCGGACGCGACCGCCGGGGACATCGCCGAGGCCGCCTTCTTCAACGCCGGGCAGGACTGCACCGCCGTCACCCGCGTGCTGGTGGAGGCGTCGCTCCACGACGACCTGGTCGCCGCGCTCGCCCGTGCGGCCGAGGCTCTCGCGGTCGGCGGGCCGGACGAGGAGGGCGTCTTCCACGGTCCCGTCAACAACGCCGCCCAGGCCGACCGCGTGGCGGGCTTCCTCGACCGGCTCCCCCCGCACGCCGAGATCGTCACCGGAGGAACCCGCCTCGACCGGCCCGGCTACTTCTTCCCGCCCACCGTGATCACCGGGGTGCGGCAGGACGACGAGATCGTGCAGAACGAGGTGTTCGGTCCCGTGGTGACCGTCCAGCCCTTCGCGACCGAGGAGGAGGCGGTACGGCTGGCCAACGGGACGCCGTACGGGCTGGCGGCGAGCGTGTGGACCCGCGACACCGGCCGCGCGCTGCGCATGACCGGGCGGATCGACGCGGGGGCGGTGTGGGTCAACTGCCATTCGGTGATCCTCCCGGAGACCCCGCACGGCGGCTTCGGTCACTCCGGCACCGGCAAGGACCTGTCCCGCTACGGCTTGGACGCCTACACCCGGATCAAGCACGTCATGATCAGCCATTCCTGA
- a CDS encoding fumarylacetoacetate hydrolase family protein: MPEYRRILLDGAVTRVRREGDVLVSADGRTVGAEDAVHLPPCEPTKIIAVHLNHRSRVEEFKTTLPPAPTYFHKPTSALNAHKGAVVRPARCEYLNYEGEVAIVIGRTARNISPEEAGAYIAGYTIGNDYGLHDFRDTDAGSMLRVKGSDTLCPLGPGLVDDWDFRGKRIRTYVNGEIAQDGSTDEMEWDMHYLVADIARTITLYPGDVLLSGTPANSRPVKPGDVVEVEVEGLGRLTNHIVEGPVPIRGDVGAQPTRSEEVVSTALGGDWEFRGIRPPKR, translated from the coding sequence GTGCCGGAATACCGCAGAATCCTCTTGGACGGGGCCGTGACCCGGGTGCGGCGTGAGGGGGACGTGCTGGTCAGCGCCGACGGCCGCACCGTCGGCGCCGAGGACGCCGTCCACCTGCCGCCCTGCGAACCCACCAAGATCATCGCGGTGCATCTCAACCACCGCAGCCGGGTCGAGGAGTTCAAGACGACGCTCCCGCCCGCGCCCACGTACTTCCACAAGCCGACCTCCGCCCTCAACGCGCACAAGGGCGCCGTGGTACGGCCGGCCCGCTGCGAGTACCTCAACTACGAGGGCGAGGTGGCGATCGTCATCGGCCGCACCGCGCGCAACATCTCCCCGGAGGAGGCGGGCGCGTACATCGCCGGTTACACCATCGGCAACGACTACGGCCTGCACGACTTCCGCGACACCGACGCCGGATCGATGCTGCGGGTCAAGGGCTCCGACACGCTGTGCCCGCTCGGCCCCGGCCTGGTCGACGACTGGGACTTCCGCGGCAAGCGGATCCGCACCTACGTCAACGGCGAGATCGCCCAGGACGGCTCCACCGACGAGATGGAGTGGGACATGCACTATCTCGTCGCCGACATCGCCCGCACGATCACCCTCTATCCGGGCGACGTGCTGCTGTCCGGCACCCCCGCCAACTCCCGGCCGGTCAAGCCGGGCGACGTGGTGGAGGTCGAGGTGGAGGGCCTCGGACGGCTGACCAACCACATCGTCGAAGGGCCCGTGCCGATCCGCGGCGACGTCGGAGCCCAGCCCACCCGCTCGGAGGAGGTCGTCTCCACCGCCCTCGGCGGCGACTGGGAGTTCCGCGGCATCCGCCCCCCGAAACGCTGA
- a CDS encoding NAD(P)/FAD-dependent oxidoreductase, producing MASARIVVAGASMGGLRAAERLRACGFTGEIVVIGDERHPPYNRPPLSKEALASEVTHAAVAFRMRRSVADVTWRLGVPVAGADLAARTLRLADGTELAYDGLVAATGVRPRRLPVPGPVAGRHVVRTLDDAVALRAALRPGAEVLIIGAGFIGCEVAATATGLGARVTVVAPEAAPMLRPLGEVLAAALRRRHEEHGVRFLLGRTVRRFLGEETATGVELSDATVVHADVIVEAVGSVPNTEWLAGNGLDLSDGVLCDNAMRAAPGLVAVGDVARFPNPRYDGVPRRVEHWSVPTDTARRAAVTLLADLGLADPDPAPFTPLPSFWSDQYDLRVQSFGAPGLGARDVRILEGEPDGEVVAGYHRDGALVGVVMIGMAAAVPRYRSLLLDASRLDPVT from the coding sequence ATGGCGAGCGCGCGGATCGTCGTCGCCGGCGCGTCCATGGGCGGCCTGCGAGCCGCCGAACGGCTCCGGGCCTGCGGGTTCACCGGCGAGATCGTCGTGATCGGCGACGAGCGGCACCCGCCGTACAACCGGCCACCGCTGTCGAAGGAGGCGCTCGCCTCCGAGGTGACCCACGCGGCCGTGGCGTTCCGCATGCGCCGGTCCGTGGCCGACGTCACCTGGCGGCTCGGCGTCCCCGTCGCCGGGGCCGACCTCGCGGCCCGTACGCTGCGCCTGGCCGACGGCACGGAACTGGCCTACGACGGGCTCGTGGCCGCCACCGGCGTGCGCCCGCGGCGGCTGCCCGTCCCCGGACCGGTGGCGGGCCGCCACGTGGTGCGCACCCTCGACGACGCCGTCGCGCTGCGCGCCGCGTTGCGTCCCGGGGCGGAGGTTCTCATCATCGGGGCGGGGTTCATCGGCTGCGAGGTGGCCGCCACCGCGACCGGTCTGGGCGCCCGGGTGACGGTCGTCGCGCCGGAGGCCGCGCCGATGCTCCGCCCCCTCGGCGAGGTGCTCGCCGCCGCCCTGCGCAGGCGGCACGAGGAGCACGGCGTCCGCTTCCTGCTCGGCCGCACCGTGCGCCGCTTCCTCGGCGAGGAGACGGCCACCGGGGTGGAGCTGTCCGACGCCACGGTCGTCCACGCCGACGTGATCGTCGAAGCGGTCGGGTCCGTGCCCAACACCGAGTGGCTGGCGGGCAACGGGCTCGACCTGTCCGACGGCGTGCTGTGCGACAACGCGATGCGCGCCGCCCCCGGCCTGGTAGCCGTGGGTGACGTGGCGCGCTTCCCCAACCCCCGCTACGACGGGGTGCCGCGGCGGGTGGAGCACTGGAGCGTCCCCACCGACACCGCGCGCCGGGCCGCCGTCACCCTCCTGGCCGATCTGGGACTCGCCGACCCCGACCCCGCCCCTTTCACGCCCCTGCCGAGCTTCTGGAGCGACCAGTACGACCTGCGCGTGCAGTCCTTCGGCGCTCCCGGCCTGGGCGCGCGGGACGTGCGGATCCTGGAGGGCGAGCCGGACGGCGAGGTCGTGGCCGGCTACCACCGTGACGGCGCGCTCGTCGGCGTCGTCATGATCGGCATGGCCGCGGCCGTACCCCGCTACCGCTCCCTGCTGCTCGACGCCTCCCGACTGGACCCCGTGACGTGA
- a CDS encoding ferredoxin codes for MKVIVDMDVCQDHGQCVFAAPEVFQLNENGRLVYVAEPDESLREAVEEAADVCPLQAITVED; via the coding sequence ATGAAGGTCATCGTCGACATGGACGTCTGCCAGGACCACGGGCAGTGCGTCTTCGCGGCGCCCGAGGTGTTCCAGCTGAACGAGAACGGCCGCCTGGTCTACGTCGCCGAGCCGGACGAATCGCTGCGCGAGGCCGTCGAGGAGGCCGCCGACGTGTGCCCGCTCCAGGCCATCACCGTCGAGGACTGA
- a CDS encoding helix-turn-helix transcriptional regulator, translating to MPTLQQIAAAAEIGMRAMRPSTPDAAREALRLLADALHGDAASLVWMDPFDGEHRELAGIGYPAPTARSLARDFARTPWFGLAMTETLPPSISAEKEQTFRRGWFYEEHIAPAGFRDGMTGVLRRRGRYVGLIHLSSTTDGAFDEEARRVLASVMPALATMADACGRAEDAVPADDSAALVHGASVVELPHRKPPPVLDDPAFRHVMAEFAAVDGDRLPLLWPVDRTWHRVTLVRPEPPARRPGAVLVRSRPAAIPYGLTGRELDVLTRLAMGRSNQAIAEEFFLSPRTIHTHVEHILHKTGTATRAEAAALAMRESVIRPVPGLPRHAGVRHFVV from the coding sequence ATGCCCACGCTTCAGCAGATCGCGGCGGCCGCGGAGATCGGCATGCGCGCCATGCGCCCCTCCACGCCGGATGCCGCTCGGGAAGCGCTGCGCCTCCTCGCGGACGCCCTGCACGGCGACGCCGCCTCCCTCGTCTGGATGGACCCCTTCGACGGCGAGCACCGGGAACTCGCCGGGATCGGCTACCCCGCGCCCACCGCCCGCTCCCTCGCCCGCGACTTCGCCCGCACCCCCTGGTTCGGCCTCGCCATGACGGAGACGCTGCCGCCGTCCATCTCCGCGGAGAAGGAGCAGACCTTCCGGCGCGGCTGGTTCTACGAGGAGCACATCGCACCCGCGGGCTTCCGCGACGGCATGACCGGCGTGCTGCGGCGGCGCGGACGCTACGTCGGCCTGATCCACCTGTCCAGCACCACGGACGGCGCCTTCGACGAGGAGGCGCGCCGGGTGCTCGCCTCGGTCATGCCCGCGCTCGCCACGATGGCCGACGCGTGCGGGCGCGCCGAGGACGCCGTCCCCGCGGACGACAGCGCCGCCCTCGTGCACGGCGCGTCCGTCGTCGAACTGCCGCATCGGAAGCCCCCGCCGGTGCTCGACGACCCGGCCTTCCGTCACGTCATGGCCGAGTTCGCCGCCGTGGACGGCGACCGGCTGCCGCTGCTGTGGCCGGTGGACCGCACCTGGCACCGGGTGACGCTGGTACGGCCGGAGCCGCCCGCCCGCCGCCCGGGCGCGGTCCTGGTGCGCTCCCGGCCCGCCGCCATCCCGTACGGCCTGACCGGCCGCGAGCTGGACGTGCTCACCCGCCTGGCCATGGGGCGCTCGAACCAGGCCATCGCCGAGGAGTTCTTCCTCTCCCCGAGGACCATCCACACCCACGTCGAGCACATCCTGCACAAGACGGGGACCGCCACCCGGGCGGAGGCCGCGGCCCTGGCCATGCGGGAGAGCGTCATCCGGCCGGTGCCGGGTCTGCCCCGGCACGCCGGGGTGCGCCATTTCGTCGTCTGA